The region ACTTGTAATAGacatatatactgtactgtgGTCAATGTTTATCTGTGATGTAGGCATACATCCAGTTCTGATCTgctctgtgctcttctctttcAGATGCAGAAATGACAGCTGCAGCCAGATCAGGAGACTTCTGAATAGCTGACGTGTACACAGAACAAGGCACAATGACCACAGCTGGACTTGCCGCTCAAGATGTACCTCTGAAGAACGGCTTTCTGCACAGTGCACAAGGCCTGATGTGTGCAAAATCATGCTGGACGCATCACAGCGAGTATGACAAGTAAGTTATGCCAGCTTTTTCTGGCCTAAAATCTATTTGGATGATTATGTCCTTTTGACATATGACTGAACCAGGGATTTAATTTGTAAAATAGTAAATATGTTTTATCTGTTTTGTAGCACATTCTATGGTATGGAGCCTCTGTCCTTGCCCTACAATATGAAATCTGCACATCAGCAAATTCCTTCTCTCGGTAAGACTTGACATGGGTTACAAAGAttcttatttatttctatttGTATCAGGATTGGGGAGATTttccatcacttcctgtcacctgcTGCCATAGGACAAAATGATAAATCTTTGACTGCAACGCATGACAACTAAAAAACTTGACAAAAATGCTAACTCTGGCATGTCCGTAGTCCAGCCCAGGGACCAAATGCGGCCCAACAAGCCTTATCTAGTGGCctccaaagctctctacagttgttaattccatgtggCCCGCTAATGTAACTGCAGTGCTGCCtgcaggggccaccttgtgtTGCTGCTCTGCCTTCCCCTTTGCTTGCGTGTAGGTTATCACCGCCACTGCAGAAGTAGCAGccgctgattagcagccaccactgtgccactgCAGCAGTAGCATtagagcagctgccactgtgctaactgcacaaagtacagcaaagtcccctgtATCTGGCACAGgctgggattgcctgatgccggacATGTGTGCTTGCCTGAaaacacacgcatgcacgcacacacacacacctccccatgCAGCAGAAAATACGTACCGAGCCTCCAGGCACAGTCTTCTATTTCTCCTGTAGCTCCCAGCGGCTTTCCAGCATCCTCTGTGTACAGCTCCTGGCGTGTCAACTGACCCATTTTGTGTCAGGTGACATGATGCCAGGAGCCGTGTATGGAAGCAGAAGGGAGCCGCAGGAAGGGTAAAAGATGGCACCTGGAGGCTCGGGAAAAAATGTCTACCCTACAATGCGCTGCAAACCCCAAAAAGCACTGTTCCCTTTATCCCCGGTTAGCTGAGACTTCTAGTTGCCGGAATTCCAAAtagcggggactttgctgtataagggttatttcccatggaaatgttttatttgacaaaatgtcacaggcacagTGTATCTTACAACAACCAGAAAAAATTGTGTTGAATTTCTCTAGTTCGGCCTCTCTACCTCTCTCAAGAAACCTTCCTCACTCTGTAAAATATGTTGATTGTTGTTCCACTTCACACTGCTTGTATAACTTAACTTCTAAGCAGCTGTGCTGGCAAAACTACTGTGAAAGGTTAAcgtgacactgaagagaaaaaaaaagtatgatataatgaattgtatgtgtaatacggatagttgatagaacattagtagcaaagaaaagtcacatttttatttttagttagctgttttctataacattgcatcattctctaatctttgcagtttacaaattacactctgtattaaATTATGAAACCGAGCAgagttaatgaccctttgaacttcctggcagaaaaaccttaaacagtgagagacagattgagttaagtgcttcagaaaacagcactctagctgacccaagttgggtctgagagctcagagaagctctcttgcatagataattgaagtttcttaactcttcctgtactggaaacaataagtGACTCCTATCTGTATTACTAATTTTCTATCtcgtaaggcccatacacacgtcggatttttccgaacgacgggtcgtttaaacgtcccgtcgttcagtcgtcctcacgctaaatcgggcgtgtgtacagactgtcattcgggtgataagactgattttgagcgccgggcggatcgctcaagacaagtctgtacacacgcccgatttagcgtgcggacgactgaacaacgggacattcaaacgacccgtcgttcggaaaaatccaacgtgtgtatgggccttcagctgtactacacatacaaatcatcatctcatacgtttattttctcttcagattccctttattgcagttacactttttattttttattttatttttttgctgcacAATTTCTGATGTGCAGCAGGGAGACCATACTGTGTATGTACGCTGATGACTTCATAATGGGTTATTTCTGCATCTGTGCCAGTTAGAGATCTATCCACTTCCTGTCAATACAGGACATAATGGAAATTCTCCCACATGAGTGACGGGGATAGCAATAACATTCAAGGAGGTTATAAACCCCTTCTACAGTATCAAAAGTTACAAGTACTTTTTCTCATGAGGATTGGCTTTTAAGTGCTGGGTGTTAAGTGCAAAATACTATGCTCTTGGTAAGTTCAGATTGTAGACTGATGGTCCACCGGAGAGAGCCCAGTTTTTGTCGTCTGACCTttaggagggggaaaaaattacGGATtgttatgtatttttattgaataaCCACACTGGGTGTCAGTGACGAAGGCAAGACATTGGAATTTTTACATTTCACCATGTCTAAAATAAGACTATAAAAATTGCTGCATGAAATTAATACCAGCACATTGTGCTGGGTAAGGGAAGTCATACGGGTGTTTAAAACTCGAACCCTAAACTCAAATTGAATCTATGTCCTGATCCAACTTTTTTGTCTCCCTTAGGTCAAATTTCAAGACCGATAATGACAAATGGACACTGCTGCTCAGAAAACTGCATGAAGGTCAAAAAGCCCAACTTCATTCATCTTGGTATGCCTATCATAGAGCATTCTACAAACTGTGAAGATGACCAGGTTGTTCCTTCCTTTAAAAAACTCTCCATGAATGGTGGTTCTGAAAGGACCCCTCCTTTGACACCTGTTAAAGGTGGACCACCACAGTTTTATGCCATTCCTTGTAGTGATCGAAGCTCTAGGCCTCTACCACCACTTCCAATTTCTGAGGATCATCCCTTGGATGATGCTGATAGTGAAGTTGAATTTTTTACGAGTTCTGAAACAGACTTGCTTATACAAGATGGAAGATCTTTAGCGTTCAGGTATGGTGTTCCAAGCCGACGTAGTTTCCGGGGCTGTGGACAGATCAACTATGCCTATTTTGACTCTACATCTGCCAACAAAACAGCCGATGAAAATCCATCGTGTCAACAAAATGGACATGTACAAATCTCTAAGCCTCAAAAACTAGAGCAAAATCACCGGAGATTACGACGGTCTCATTCAGGACCAGCTGGATCATATAATAAACCTGCTATTCGGGTACACACACATAGGACTTCTCCCAATTCAGACGAGGACAAACCTGAAGTACCGCCAAGGATTCCAATACCTCCTGGTAGGCCTATAAAGCCGGATTATAGAAGGTGGTCAGCTGAAGTTTCTTCAAACACATACAGTGATGAGGATAGACCACCTAAGGTACCACCAAGAGAACCTCTTTCTAGGAGCAACTCTCGAACTCCGAGTCCAAAGAGTCTTCCCTCATACCTCAATGGAGTGATGCCCCCAACTCAGAGTTTTGCACCTGATCCAAAATATGTCAGCACTAAAGCTTTTCATAGACAAAACAGTGAAGGGTCTGCCAATAAGATTCCTTGCATATTGCCCATCATAGAAAATGGTAAGAAGGTTAGCTCAACACATTATTATCTTCTACCAGAGAAGCCACCATACCTTCACAGATATGAGAAGTACCTGGTGGAGTCTAAGGACAATGGCTCTGAATCTAAGGTGCCTTCATGGTCTAGTGACGTTAGTTCATCTTCACTGTCGCCAAAAGCAGACATAAAGTCTAAATCGGACCTATTCCATGCTAAGCGTAAAGACCTATCTGATGTAGTTTCTCCATAAAGCATGGGGTAAACGGGTCACTATTGTACTACATTATGTTACGCATTTGTTGACTGGTTATAGGGCAATGCAAGGAAAATGAGAAAAGGAACTGAATTCTCAGAAAAACTGAACATATTTTCTTAACATTTTAAGCAATCCTTCCCAGTTTCTATGAAGCAAAAACTGAAGATATGGAGCCGATTAGTGTCTCCTTATTAAAAAATGTGAGCGTTACTCTTAATTCTGTTAATGTGATGGCAAAGTAAACAACATCTTTTGCGCCTGCTAAACTACTACTTGCTGTAAACCTgcagtaaaaggaaaaaaatagatgAAGTGCCGTTGAAGAGTAAATGAGCAGTGGATGGTTGTGTACTGTTTGTGGACAGTGAGCTGTTTGGGGAAGAATAGTGCAGTATTTGTGAATCCTGTTTTGTGTTGTTGCGTGTTCTCGAAGTCTCATTTTTGTGTATCTCATTGGTCTGACTTTTGTGTACTAGACTTAAACTTGCcaagctgctagcaatgcttttaCTAGATTAGAACATGTCAGTTTCTTGTTTTTCCGGTTCTAAAAGATACTAAAAAGCACAAACAAGTGGAATGTTTAAGACTTTCAGAACTGGAACCAATGTAAAAGAACACTTTGTAGCTACAaattatggaggctgtcatattggtGGGGACTGTGTTCAAGGCTAATTCCACCTATGTGGCTATATCAGTAGGGGCAGTAAAATTATTTGTTTTATAAACCCATTTTTCTTCAAGCTTGGATATATACTTTTACTGGTTCTTGAAGTAGAGGCCAAGTTAAATGTAAGTTAAAGATCCCCTGTTAATAAGGATAAGGGTACTTGAAACCTATGTTCATGATGGACCATTCTCATTTCAATCCATATGAGGAATGAAGAACATGCCAGTACTTCAGTTCTGTATCTGTTTACTCAACATAACCATTTCCACTGACTTTAAAGCAGATGAACTGAAATAAAGTGCTGTTCAGCCCATGTATTGATAGTAGAGGCATTTCTTGCAGATACTTCTGACTGGCTTTAACCATTAATCACCTGGCTAAATGACCAGTGCATAAAATTCTGCGCTGAGTGAAATGTAGATGTCTGTATTCAACTATGTATTGGGTGCAGTTGTAGCATAAACATTCCATGAATGTACAGTTACAACATAGCCGAAAGACACATTGAAGTAGTGCAATGACTTAGCCTTGGGTCGTAACCAATAGCAACTACTTCCATCCACTCCCAGTGTATGAGGAACAGGAAGGGAGTTGGTTACCGTTTATCACATGTTGCACTGTTGACggtaaaggggga is a window of Hyperolius riggenbachi isolate aHypRig1 chromosome 6, aHypRig1.pri, whole genome shotgun sequence DNA encoding:
- the ERRFI1 gene encoding ERBB receptor feedback inhibitor 1; translated protein: MTTAGLAAQDVPLKNGFLHSAQGLMCAKSCWTHHSEYDNTFYGMEPLSLPYNMKSAHQQIPSLGQISRPIMTNGHCCSENCMKVKKPNFIHLGMPIIEHSTNCEDDQVVPSFKKLSMNGGSERTPPLTPVKGGPPQFYAIPCSDRSSRPLPPLPISEDHPLDDADSEVEFFTSSETDLLIQDGRSLAFRYGVPSRRSFRGCGQINYAYFDSTSANKTADENPSCQQNGHVQISKPQKLEQNHRRLRRSHSGPAGSYNKPAIRVHTHRTSPNSDEDKPEVPPRIPIPPGRPIKPDYRRWSAEVSSNTYSDEDRPPKVPPREPLSRSNSRTPSPKSLPSYLNGVMPPTQSFAPDPKYVSTKAFHRQNSEGSANKIPCILPIIENGKKVSSTHYYLLPEKPPYLHRYEKYLVESKDNGSESKVPSWSSDVSSSSLSPKADIKSKSDLFHAKRKDLSDVVSP